Below is a window of Granulicella pectinivorans DNA.
CGGCCTCGATCCTCTCGTACGTGACGAGCTGATCGAGGCGCTCATCGACGTCGTCAACGGCGAAGAGGGTCGCCCGCCCGTCACCATCCTTATCTCGTCCCACGACCTCGCCGAGATCGAATCCTTCGCGACCCACATCGGCTACCTCAACCACGGCAAGCTGGTCTTCGCCGAAGAGATGTCGTCGCTGAACGCCCGCTTCCGTGAGATCACGGTGACACTGGAAGGCAGCGGACAGGGTGTCCCTCCGCCCGCATCGTGGCTTCTTCTTGAACGCAGTTCGTCCGTCGCGAAGTTCGTGCATAGCCAGGCCGACACCGAACCCGTCGCCGAACAGATCGCCGCCGTGTTCCCCGGCTCCGGAGAAGTGACGATGGAACCGATGACCCTGCGTACCATCTTCCTCGCGCTCGCCCGTTCGGGACGCGCCCCCATCGACATCGGCGACAAAGACGTCCGCACGAAAGACAAGACCCGGAGGCGCGCATGACCAGCTTCAAACAGACCCTGCACATCCTGCGCAAAGACCTGCGACACCTCGCGCCGGAGATCTCCGTCTCTCTCTCGCTCGTCGCACTCTTTGCCTGGATCGCCCCGGCGGCATGGCCCGGCTACATCGGCAAGATGGCTTATCCCGGTGCGCAGTTCGGTGCACCGCAGATCATGGGCGTCTTTCTCCACGCGCTCATTCCCATCAGTTGGCTCGTGCTCATCTCACGCTCCGTCCACGACGAATCGCTCGTCGGCGATAAGCAGTTCTGGGTCACTCGTCCCTATACCTGGTACTCGCTGCTGGCGGCGAAGCTGCTCTTCGTCCTTGTCGCCATCTGCCTCCCGTTGTTTGCCGCGCAGATCTTCCTCGTCCACTACGCCGGCCTTCCTGTCTTCGCATCTCTTCCTGCCCTGCTGCTGAATATCGGGGCGATCTTCGTCTTGTTCCTGCTGCCGTTCCTGGTGCTGGCGTCGGTCACGTCGAGCTTCGGCCCGCTCATCCTTCTGGTACTCGGCGGTGTGCTGTACCTGGGCGTCGTCGGACTCGTAGCGACCTATCTCTCCGGCGTGCGCGGTATCCCTCCCTATACCGAAGCTGGATTCATCGTGCTGCTCACCATCCTGCTCGCCGGAACACTGATGCATCAGTACATCGAGCGCAGAACGGGGCTTTCACAGCTCATCCTCATTGCCACCCCGATCCTGCTCGCTGCCGTGTACTTCATCCTTCCCGCTGGGTTCCTCTTCACCCATGCGTACCCCACACGCACCGGCCTCTCCGCCCAGGTCGACCTCGACCCGATGAAGCAACAGCCCAGCACCGGCGGCCTGCTGAATGTCGTCGGCAACTACGTATTGAGCGTTCCGATTGCAGCCAACCTCAGTTCCGGCAACGAGTTGCTCTCCGGCCGCGCCCTGCACGTGGATCTGACCTCCGCCAGCGGCTTCCATTGGAGCTCCTCCTGGCTGGGCTTTTCGGACACATTGCACGGCGGGGAGAGCACGCAGATCGACGTGATGATTCCCGAAAAGGTCATCGACCGCATCGGCACGGAGACCGTCAAGCTGCAACTCACGCTCGCGCTGACTCGCCTCCAGATCGATCCCCCTGTCAACTTCAAGCTGTCCGACTCCAACCATGCCATTCCCGGGGGCGGTGTCTGTTCTCTGGTCGGCGACCCCAGCTTCGCTGCCCCGGTCTGCCGCTCCGCCATGCGGGCCCCCATGGCGTTCGTGGAAACACAGGTGCAAGATGTGCCCTGTTCGCTCGACGGCAGCGCCGAAAATACCGCTCCGCGGCCTGCCAGGTCCTCGATGCTCCTGCAGCAGGGATGGTTCGCCTTCGATCCGGTCGTCGCCCAGTCATGGAGGCTGTATGCCGCTGGCGACTCGCCTGAAGGGCCCCATATGCATGCCATCTGCGCAGGCGCGCCGGTCAAGCTGACCCCGACGCACGATGCCGGCGGAGCGAGTATCCAGGTGGAGCAGACCGGCCTCGAACTCGCCCCCTATCTGCGGCATCGCTCGCAACAGAGGCCCATGCCGGTGCAACCGGTCCGGTAACACAGAATCCCGCGGAAATTTCCCCCATGCGGCGAGCGTCCCAGACGTTCGCCGCATTTCTTGCGTGGAGTAGAGATACCCACATTTCCACGTTCCGGACCCTTGCGCCAGGGGTTGGGGAGGCCTAACCTCATAGATGCGCGGACGAACGGGTGACGCGCACCGCACCGATCCTGATATCTCAGGCATGTACCGGCCTCACTTCCGGTTTTCGCCCCTTTTACCCGGCTTTTTTTGACCCTGCTACCAGTATCTTCAATGCCAACACTAGATGTAGACTTAAACGTATTGACAGGCCCTATATAGGGCGTTAGTTTCACATAACGGAAGTACAAGCTGTAACCCGACATTCATCAGGAACAACACTTCGAAAGCCGCTCTCCCGTGTCCGGCGTACCTCCCCATGCCGAGACGTATTCCGGCGACCGGTTTAGCCGAGCACTCCCCAGGGGGACTTTCGCGGCGTAACACCAAACTTTTTCGTTCGAGATATTCGAAAGACTCGAGAGATCAGAACCACCCAGAGCACCACCGTTCTAACGACTTCGCACCAGGAAAATCCAGGAGAACCACCAGCATGTCCCCCATCAAGCAAGCCACAGCACCCGAGACCGGAACTGAAAACAAGACCAAGCGCGGTGGCGCCGGCCTTCAATTCGTCCGTCACTTCTCCACGGCAGGCGTCTCCCCCTACGACCAGGTCACCTGGGAGTTCCGCGACGCCATCATTCAGGATTGGAAGGGCAAGCTGATCTTCGAGCAGAAGGGCGTCGAAGTCCCTGCCGACTGGTCCATGACCGCGACCAACATCGTCGCCTCGAAGTATCTCCATGGCCTCAACGGGACCGAGGAGCGCGAGTCGGGTGTCCGCGCTCTCATCACCCGCGTCGCTGAATCGATTCGCGACTGGGGCATCCGCGATGGCTACTTCAAGACGGACGAAGACGCTGCGATCTTCTATGACGAGCTCGCGCACCTGCTGCTGAACCAGAAGGTGGCCTTCAACTCGCCCGTATGGTTCAACGTCGGCTGCGATCGTCTGGAGCCGAACTCCGATGCGCAGAACTGGCATTGGAACAAGCACTCCTGCGCGATTGAATTTTCCGTCACCGGCTACTCCAAGCCGCAGTGCTCGGCCTGCTTCATCAACTCCGTGCAGGACTCGCTCGACTCCATCCTGACGCTGGCCAAGACCGAAGGCATGCTCTTCAAGTGGGGCTCGGGCGCCGGTTCGAACCTGTCGGCCATCCGTGGCTCGATGGAAACTCTCTCGGGTGGCGGCACCGCATCCGGCCCGCTCAGTTTCATGCGCGGCTTCGACGCGTTCGCCGGCGTCATCAAGTCCGGTGGCAAGACCCGTCGCGCCGCCAAGATGGTGGTCCTCAACATCGATCACCCGGATATCGAAGACTTCATCGAGTGCAAGGTGAAGGAAGAAGAGAAGGCCTGGCATCTCATGCAGGCTGGCTACGACGGGTCCGGTCCGGACTCCGAGGCCTACTCGTCCATCTTCTTCCAGAACGCCAACAACTCCGTTCGCGTCACCGACGAGTTCATGCAGGCGTACGAGAAGGACGGCAACTTCTCCACGAAGACCGTCAAGGGCCGCGAGCCGGTGAAGGAGTATAAGGCACGCGACCTGATGAACAAGATCGCGGAGGCCACCTGGCAGTGCGGCGACCCCGGCATGCAATATGACACCACCATCAACAAGTGGCACACCTCGAAGAATACGGCTCGCATCAACGCATCGAATCCGTGCTCGGAGTACATGTTCCTCGATGATTCGGCCTGCAACTTGGCCAGCTTCAATCTGCTCAAGTTCCTCACGCCGGGCGGCCAGTTCGACGTCGCCTCCTATCGTCACGCGATCGCGGTCGTCACTACCGCGATGGAGATCATTGTGGACTCGGCTGGCTACCCAACCGAGATGATCGCCAAGAACTCGCACGACTATCGTCCGCTCGGCCTTGGCTATGCGAACCTTGGCGCGCTGCTGATGGCCTTCGGTCTACCCTACGACTCCGATGCCGGTCGCGACTTCGCCGGCACCCTCACCGCGATCCTCTGCGGCGATGCGTACTGGCAGTCGGCGCGTATCGCCGAGACCTGCCCACCGCTCGCCGGCGCAACGAACCTCACCAAGCAGACCGAGATTACCGGCGGCGCTTGCCCCGGCTTCTACGTCAACCGTGAGCCGTTCCTCGATGTCATCCGCATGCACCGTGCCGAAGTGAACCACATCGGCAATTCGCGTGCGACGACCACCGAGCCCTTCGTCGTTCCGCACCTCGACTCGCTCATTGATGCGGCCAAGGATGCATGGGATGGCGCGCTCGCCCACGGAGAAAAGTACGGCTACCGCAACTCGCAGGTCACCGTCCTCGCACCCACCGGCACCATCGGCTTCATGATGGATTGCGATACCACCGGCGTCGAGCCCGATCTCGCTCTGGTGAAGTACAAGAAGCTGGTCGGCGGCGGCATGATCAAGATCGTCAACTCCACCGTGCCTTCGGCGCTCATCAAGCTCGGGTACTCCGAGGCGGATGTGAACGCGATCGTCAGCTACATCGACGCAACCGGCACCATCGAAGGCGCGCCGGCCATCAAGCCGGAGCACCTCGCCGTCTTCGATTGCTCGTTCAAGCCCGCCAAGGGTACGCGCTCCATCCATTACATGGGCCACATCAAGATGATGGCTGCGGCACAGCCGTTCCTCTCGGGCGCGATCTCGAAGACGGTCAACCTGCCCAACGACTGCTCGGTGCAGGACATCGCCGACGCATACGTCGAGAGCTGGAAGCGCGGCATCAAGGCTGTCGCCATCTACCGCGATGGATCGAAGGGCACGCAGCCCCTCAATGTCTCCGCGCAGACCGACGACAACAAGAAGGGCACCAAGGTGCTGACCAGCGCAGAAGCAGCCGCAGCGCCGGGATCGACCGAGGAGCTCAAGACCGCTCTCGCCAATCTCGACCTGACCAAGGCTCGCGTGCTGGAACTGGAGGCGCAGATGAAGGCGCTCGCCATGTCCGCTACGCAAAACTCCGAGTCGGTCGACGCCAAGGAGCCTCCGCGGGCGGTTCGCCATCGCCTCCCTGCCGAGCGCGCCTCGGTGACCCACAAGTTCGCTCTCTCCGGGCACGAAGGCTACATCACCGTCGGGCTCTACCCGAACGGCTCGCCGGGTGAGATCTTCATCCGCATGGCCAAGGAGGGCTCCACCGTCTCCGGCCTGATGGACTCGTTCGCGACCGCCATCTCGCTGGCCCTGCAGCATGGCGTCCCCCTGCGAGTTCTGTGCGAGAAGTTCGCACACACCCGCTTCGAGCCCAGCGGCTGGACCGGCAACCCGGAGATCGGATACGCCAAGTCGGTGATGGATTACATCTTCCGGTGGATCCAGATTCGCTTCCTCTCCGGCACGCAGCTTGACCTCTTCGCGGGTCTCTCGTCTCCGGCGAGCGTTCCGGTCACGGGCACCATCTCGGCCCCGGCCAACACGGTCAGCCTGCACGCCGAAGCCTCGCTTCATCCGGTCCAGGAGTATGCGGACCGTTCGGCGCCCCGTGGCGGCATCGCTCCCGATCTGACGGCAAGCTCCGGTCTCGAAGCGGCTCCTGCCGGCACCCTCGAAGACCGCGGCATCTACCACACGGCCAGCGCCATGAAGGACCTCTACGACATGGGCGATTCCCCAAGCTGCGCGACCTGCGGCGCCATCATGACGCGGTCCGGTTCCTGCTACCGCTGCAACGAGTGCGGCAGCACCAGCGGCTGCAGCTAGTCCCTCCTCCACACAAACCGGCCGGCCGAAGATCACCACGATCTACGGCCGGTTTTCTTTTTTGCAGGACCGCGATCCATACTTGAGTCTGGCGGTCTCCACAGGAGGAAGTGTCGTGCGCGTCTTTCGAACGGTTGTTGTCTTCTCTGCTCTCCTGCTGTGCCCCCTCGCCGGCTGGTCCCAGTCCTCCGCGAACCTCGCCAGACTCGGCTTCTACGCCGATCCCGAGGTCCATTTCTTCGCCGGCCAGTACTGGATCTACCCCACCTCATCCAGCCCCGAGAGCCAGGAACAAAAGGCCTTCAATCCCCTGCAGCAGAAGCTTCGCGCCGGACACGTCATCCACCCCGTGTACCTCCTACACACCTCGCTCGACGCCTTCTCCTCCCCCGACCTCGTCCATTGGACCCGCCATCCCGCAGTCCTCGACGTGAAGAACGTTCCCTGGGCCGCCTATGCCTTCTGGGCTCCCACCGTCATCGAGCAGCACGGCAAGTACTATCTCTTCTTCGCCGCCAACGACATCCAGAAGCAGGACACCTTTCCCGGAGGCATCGGCGTCGCCGTCAGCGACTCGCCCGCAGGCCCCTTTATCGATGCCCTCGGCAAGCCACTCATCGGGGAGTTCCATAACGGTGCCCAGCCCATCGACCCCGCCGTCTACCGCGACGACGATGGAACCATCTACTTCTATTACGGCGGACAAGGCCACTGCAACGTAGCGCGCCTCTCCGCCGACCTTAGGTCGGTCATTCCCATGCAAGACGGTTCGCTCTACAAGGAGATCACTCCGGATCACTACGTCGAGGGTCCCTTCATGATCAAGCGCA
It encodes the following:
- a CDS encoding ABC transporter ATP-binding protein produces the protein MTNVIETNGLAKGYGRTQALQPTTLHVPEGAVFALVGHNGAGKTTLIKLLMNILHPSAGSATVCGHASHSLSGDAFQNIGYVSENQELPEWMTVREYLDYLQPFYPEWETETLIQALDIPLDRRLKHLSRGMLMKAALASVLAFHPKLIVLDEPFSGLDPLVRDELIEALIDVVNGEEGRPPVTILISSHDLAEIESFATHIGYLNHGKLVFAEEMSSLNARFREITVTLEGSGQGVPPPASWLLLERSSSVAKFVHSQADTEPVAEQIAAVFPGSGEVTMEPMTLRTIFLALARSGRAPIDIGDKDVRTKDKTRRRA
- a CDS encoding vitamin B12-dependent ribonucleotide reductase; translated protein: MSPIKQATAPETGTENKTKRGGAGLQFVRHFSTAGVSPYDQVTWEFRDAIIQDWKGKLIFEQKGVEVPADWSMTATNIVASKYLHGLNGTEERESGVRALITRVAESIRDWGIRDGYFKTDEDAAIFYDELAHLLLNQKVAFNSPVWFNVGCDRLEPNSDAQNWHWNKHSCAIEFSVTGYSKPQCSACFINSVQDSLDSILTLAKTEGMLFKWGSGAGSNLSAIRGSMETLSGGGTASGPLSFMRGFDAFAGVIKSGGKTRRAAKMVVLNIDHPDIEDFIECKVKEEEKAWHLMQAGYDGSGPDSEAYSSIFFQNANNSVRVTDEFMQAYEKDGNFSTKTVKGREPVKEYKARDLMNKIAEATWQCGDPGMQYDTTINKWHTSKNTARINASNPCSEYMFLDDSACNLASFNLLKFLTPGGQFDVASYRHAIAVVTTAMEIIVDSAGYPTEMIAKNSHDYRPLGLGYANLGALLMAFGLPYDSDAGRDFAGTLTAILCGDAYWQSARIAETCPPLAGATNLTKQTEITGGACPGFYVNREPFLDVIRMHRAEVNHIGNSRATTTEPFVVPHLDSLIDAAKDAWDGALAHGEKYGYRNSQVTVLAPTGTIGFMMDCDTTGVEPDLALVKYKKLVGGGMIKIVNSTVPSALIKLGYSEADVNAIVSYIDATGTIEGAPAIKPEHLAVFDCSFKPAKGTRSIHYMGHIKMMAAAQPFLSGAISKTVNLPNDCSVQDIADAYVESWKRGIKAVAIYRDGSKGTQPLNVSAQTDDNKKGTKVLTSAEAAAAPGSTEELKTALANLDLTKARVLELEAQMKALAMSATQNSESVDAKEPPRAVRHRLPAERASVTHKFALSGHEGYITVGLYPNGSPGEIFIRMAKEGSTVSGLMDSFATAISLALQHGVPLRVLCEKFAHTRFEPSGWTGNPEIGYAKSVMDYIFRWIQIRFLSGTQLDLFAGLSSPASVPVTGTISAPANTVSLHAEASLHPVQEYADRSAPRGGIAPDLTASSGLEAAPAGTLEDRGIYHTASAMKDLYDMGDSPSCATCGAIMTRSGSCYRCNECGSTSGCS
- a CDS encoding glycoside hydrolase family 43 protein, which gives rise to MRVFRTVVVFSALLLCPLAGWSQSSANLARLGFYADPEVHFFAGQYWIYPTSSSPESQEQKAFNPLQQKLRAGHVIHPVYLLHTSLDAFSSPDLVHWTRHPAVLDVKNVPWAAYAFWAPTVIEQHGKYYLFFAANDIQKQDTFPGGIGVAVSDSPAGPFIDALGKPLIGEFHNGAQPIDPAVYRDDDGTIYFYYGGQGHCNVARLSADLRSVIPMQDGSLYKEITPDHYVEGPFMIKRRGVYYFMWSEGSWENSTYGVAYARSNSPTGPFIREGKILQTDPAIANGPGHHSVLQIPGTDIWYIVYHRHPLGTTGANERVMAIDRMTFAPDGSIEPVKMTEDGPGARVP